One stretch of Streptomyces sp. A2-16 DNA includes these proteins:
- a CDS encoding GNAT family N-acetyltransferase: MELRIASLAERPEMRERVLGMANSWPEFVTEDLVGNAHYARISAELPEYVLFAEDERGEIVAHAHSVPFALHAEDRGELPARGWDEVLVWAFSDLRRGVRPDTVSAISVVVDPRAQGHGLSARMLSAMRDNARAHGFSEVVAPVRPSAKHLEPHTPIEEYAHRVRPDGLPHDPWLRVHVRAGAAVHAVAPASMTVSGSLAQWRRWTGLPFDTRGDVEVPGALVPVRCEPERGYAVYVEPNVWMRHAL; encoded by the coding sequence ATGGAACTGAGGATCGCGAGTCTCGCCGAGCGTCCCGAGATGCGGGAGCGCGTTCTCGGTATGGCCAACAGCTGGCCTGAGTTCGTGACCGAGGACCTGGTGGGCAACGCCCACTACGCACGGATCTCCGCCGAACTCCCCGAGTACGTGCTGTTCGCCGAGGACGAGCGGGGTGAGATCGTCGCGCACGCCCACAGCGTCCCCTTCGCGCTCCACGCCGAGGACCGCGGTGAACTGCCCGCCCGGGGCTGGGACGAGGTGCTCGTGTGGGCCTTCAGCGATCTGCGGCGTGGCGTACGGCCCGACACGGTCAGCGCGATCTCGGTCGTCGTCGACCCGCGCGCGCAGGGCCACGGCCTGTCCGCCCGGATGCTCTCGGCGATGCGCGACAACGCCCGCGCCCACGGCTTCAGCGAGGTCGTCGCCCCCGTCCGCCCCAGCGCCAAGCACCTGGAACCGCACACCCCGATCGAGGAGTACGCCCATCGCGTACGCCCCGACGGCCTGCCGCACGACCCGTGGCTGCGGGTGCACGTCCGTGCCGGTGCCGCGGTGCACGCGGTGGCGCCGGCCTCCATGACGGTGTCCGGCTCGCTGGCACAGTGGCGCCGCTGGACCGGGCTGCCCTTCGACACCCGGGGAGATGTCGAGGTGCCCGGGGCACTGGTGCCGGTGCGGTGCGAGCCGGAACGCGGCTACGCGGTGTACGTCGAGCCCAACGTGTGGATGCGGCACGCCCTTTGA
- a CDS encoding HNH endonuclease family protein, which yields MRLRGGAAAAVVLVFAVAGCKAETTTGSGGPPETGGAGGSGAALTAAESLTVKGRAPKTGYERERFGTAWADTDSNDCDTRDDILKRDLEDVKFTRGDCKVSYGVLESDPYSGKEVTYRRGRSQVDIDHVVALSDAWQKGAKYWDPGKRIALANDPLNLLAVDASTNRSKGDGDTATWLPPNKAYRCTYVAAQVAVKKKYDLWVTAAEKSAMKKVLTGCPGQKLPTGGNPTAAPPRFHAD from the coding sequence ATGCGTCTGAGGGGCGGGGCCGCGGCCGCCGTCGTGCTGGTGTTCGCCGTGGCCGGGTGCAAGGCGGAGACGACCACAGGGTCCGGCGGGCCGCCGGAGACCGGGGGCGCGGGCGGTTCAGGTGCTGCCCTCACCGCGGCCGAGTCGCTCACCGTGAAGGGGCGGGCCCCCAAGACGGGGTATGAGCGGGAGAGGTTCGGCACCGCGTGGGCGGACACCGACTCGAACGACTGCGACACCCGCGACGACATACTCAAACGCGACCTGGAGGACGTGAAGTTCACCCGCGGGGACTGCAAGGTCTCCTACGGCGTGCTCGAGTCGGACCCGTACTCGGGCAAGGAGGTGACCTACCGGCGCGGGCGCAGTCAGGTCGACATCGACCATGTGGTCGCGCTCTCCGACGCCTGGCAGAAGGGGGCCAAGTACTGGGACCCCGGCAAGCGGATAGCGCTCGCCAACGACCCCCTCAACCTCCTGGCCGTCGACGCGAGCACCAACCGTTCCAAGGGGGACGGCGACACGGCGACCTGGCTGCCGCCGAACAAGGCGTACCGGTGCACCTATGTGGCCGCCCAGGTCGCCGTGAAGAAGAAGTACGACCTGTGGGTCACGGCCGCGGAGAAGTCCGCGATGAAGAAGGTCCTCACGGGCTGCCCCGGCCAGAAGCTCCCGACCGGTGGCAACCCGACGGCCGCGCCACCGCGGTTCCACGCGGACTGA
- a CDS encoding antitoxin: MGIFDRFKSNRQMQDKAKDMSDMAERKVNDRTGNKYESQVDGAQQKIEGSLGMDRDRPEQP; the protein is encoded by the coding sequence ATGGGCATCTTCGACAGGTTCAAGAGCAACCGCCAGATGCAGGACAAGGCCAAGGACATGTCCGACATGGCGGAACGGAAGGTCAACGACCGGACGGGCAACAAGTACGAGAGCCAGGTCGACGGCGCGCAGCAGAAGATCGAAGGGTCGCTCGGCATGGATCGTGACAGGCCCGAACAGCCGTAG
- a CDS encoding nucleotidyltransferase family protein — MLGRLPLAEQLDAFRSVLCRNETLTEVLTGTATLDLPGWYVTAGCLFQTVWNEVTGRPPTEGIRDYDVFYFDDTDLSWEAEDTVIRKGQEVFAGLRAEVEIRNEARVHLWYEQKFNVPCPPFDSTESAIDRFAATTCCLGVRLDPDGQWRVYAPHGLSDVFNLVVRPNPVLAPREVYEAKSARWKGEWPQLTVLPWPADPPA; from the coding sequence ATGCTCGGACGACTTCCCCTCGCGGAACAACTCGACGCGTTCCGTTCCGTGCTCTGCCGGAACGAGACCCTGACCGAGGTGCTGACCGGGACGGCGACGCTTGACCTGCCGGGCTGGTACGTGACGGCGGGCTGCCTGTTCCAGACGGTGTGGAACGAGGTCACCGGCAGGCCCCCGACGGAGGGCATCAGGGACTACGACGTCTTCTACTTCGACGACACCGACCTCTCCTGGGAGGCCGAGGACACCGTGATCAGGAAGGGGCAGGAGGTGTTCGCCGGCCTGCGGGCCGAGGTGGAGATCCGCAACGAGGCCCGGGTGCACCTCTGGTACGAGCAGAAGTTCAACGTGCCCTGCCCGCCGTTCGACTCCACCGAGTCCGCCATCGACCGCTTCGCCGCGACGACTTGCTGTCTGGGCGTGCGGCTGGACCCCGACGGGCAGTGGCGCGTCTACGCGCCGCACGGACTGTCCGACGTGTTCAACCTCGTGGTCCGCCCCAACCCGGTGCTGGCTCCGAGAGAGGTCTATGAGGCCAAGTCCGCACGCTGGAAAGGGGAATGGCCACAGCTCACGGTGCTGCCATGGCCGGCCGACCCACCCGCGTGA
- a CDS encoding TetR/AcrR family transcriptional regulator yields MAPAETEKPNRPYHHGDLRHAILTAALDVIAVDGPAGLSLRDLARRAGVSHAAPAHHFRDRTGLLTAIAADGFALLAAAVNDASDLKDAGARYVRFAREHPAHFQVMFAPELLRADDLELTTARALATEALRTSVSAVRADDFGIDSRLAGVAAWSLAHGFATLLLSHNLDGPVGDRDAEEVFRTLATTLFRTH; encoded by the coding sequence ATGGCACCTGCGGAAACCGAGAAGCCGAACCGCCCCTACCACCACGGCGATCTGCGCCACGCGATCCTCACCGCCGCCCTCGACGTCATCGCCGTGGACGGCCCCGCCGGGCTGAGCCTGCGCGACCTGGCCCGCCGCGCCGGTGTCTCGCACGCGGCCCCGGCCCACCACTTCAGGGACCGCACCGGACTGCTCACGGCGATCGCCGCGGACGGTTTCGCGCTGCTGGCGGCCGCGGTCAACGACGCCTCGGACCTCAAGGACGCGGGCGCGCGCTACGTACGCTTCGCCCGCGAGCACCCGGCCCACTTCCAGGTGATGTTCGCGCCCGAACTGCTGCGCGCCGACGACCTCGAACTCACCACGGCCCGCGCCCTGGCCACCGAGGCCCTGCGCACCTCGGTCTCGGCGGTGCGCGCCGACGACTTCGGCATCGACAGCCGCCTCGCGGGAGTCGCCGCCTGGTCCCTCGCCCACGGCTTCGCCACGCTGCTCCTCAGCCACAACCTGGACGGCCCGGTCGGCGACAGGGACGCCGAGGAGGTGTTCCGGACTCTGGCGACCACGCTCTTCCGCACGCACTGA